A single genomic interval of Pyrus communis chromosome 7, drPyrComm1.1, whole genome shotgun sequence harbors:
- the LOC137740882 gene encoding pentatricopeptide repeat-containing protein At1g80150, mitochondrial-like isoform X1 has product MLSLRTSRRFCNTAIATTSNDFRAAVSNRVLNTKPLEEPALVKLKAERDPEKLFHLFKANAHNRLVIENRFAFEDTVSRLAGACRFDYIEHLLEHQKSLPQGRREGFIMRIITLYGKAGMTKHAIDSFCDMHLYGCSRTVKSFNAALKVLTQTRDLGAVEAFLREIPEKFDIEVDIYSVNIVIKAFCEMGILVKAYLIMVHMEKLGIKPDVFTYTTLMSAFYKDNQWEIGNGLWNLMILKGCLPNLATFNVRIQFLVHRRRAWEANRLMGLMQNIEMTPDEVTYNLVIKGFCQAGYLEMAKRVYSALHAKGYNPNVKIYQTMIHYLCKGRDFDLAYTMCKDCMQKNWFPNVDTIHTLLEGLKKANQLGKAKAIMMLVQKRVPPFSSKQLGALQTILTKS; this is encoded by the coding sequence ATGCTCTCTCTGCGAACCAGTCGCAGATTCTGTAATACCGCCATTGCCACAACCTCGAATGATTTCCGTGCAGCCGTGTCCAATCGAGTTTTGAATACGAAACCATTAGAAGAGCCTGCCCTGGTTAAGCTTAAAGCCGAGAGAGACCCCGAAAAACTGTTTCATTTGTTTAAGGCGAACGCGCACAATAGACTTGTCATTGAGAACCGCTTTGCATTTGAAGACACTGTGTCTCGTCTTGCTGGAGCTTGCCGGTTTGATTACATTGAACATTTGCTTGAGCATCAGAAGAGTCTTCCACAAGGTCGGCGGGAAGGGTTTATTATGAGGATTATAACGTTGTATGGTAAGGCTGGGATGACTAAGCATGCTATTGATAGTTTTTGTGATATGCATTTGTATGGTTGTTCTAGGACTGTTAAATCTTTCAATGCTGCACTCAAGGTTCTGACTCAAACCCGTGATTTAGGAGCTGTTGAGGCATTTCTGAGGGAGATTCCAGAGAAGTTTGACATTGAAGTGGATATATATTCGGTGAATATTGTTATCAAGGCTTTTTGCGAAATGGGTATTTTGGTTAAAGCATATCTGATCATGGTACATATGGAGAAGTTGGGAATAAAACCAGACGTCTTTACATACACAACACTGATGTCAGCATTTTATAAGGACAACCAGTGGGAAATTGGTAATGGTTTATGGAATCTTATGATACTGAAGGGGTGTTTGCCTAATCTTGCGACTTTCAATGTTAGAATCCAGTTTCTGGTACATAGGAGACGAGCCTGGGAAGCTAATAGATTGATGGGTTTGATGCAGAATATTGAGATGACACCTGATGAGGTTACATATAATTTGGTCATCAAAGGTTTTTGTCAGGCAGGGTATCTTGAAATGGCCAAAAGGGTGTATTCTGCTCTACATGCAAAGGGATACAACCCTAATGTCAAAATATATCAGACTATGATTCATTATCTTTGTAAAGGAAGGGATTTTGATTTGGCGTATACTATGTGTAAAGATTGCATGCAAAAGAACTGGTTTCCGAATGTGGATACCATTCATACATTGCTTGAAGGCCTAAAGAAGGCAAACCAGCTTGGTAAGGCTAAGGCAATCATGATGTTGGTTCAAAAAAGGGTGCCTCCATTTTCATCAAAACAATTGGGTGCTTTGCAAACCATACTGACCAAGAGTTGA
- the LOC137740882 gene encoding pentatricopeptide repeat-containing protein At1g80150, mitochondrial-like isoform X2, which produces MLSLRTSRRFCNTAIATTSNDFRAAVSNRVLNTKPLEEPALVKLKAERDPEKLFHLFKANAHNRLVIENRFAFEDTVSRLAGACRFDYIEHLLEHQKSLPQGRREGFIMRIITLYGAVEAFLREIPEKFDIEVDIYSVNIVIKAFCEMGILVKAYLIMVHMEKLGIKPDVFTYTTLMSAFYKDNQWEIGNGLWNLMILKGCLPNLATFNVRIQFLVHRRRAWEANRLMGLMQNIEMTPDEVTYNLVIKGFCQAGYLEMAKRVYSALHAKGYNPNVKIYQTMIHYLCKGRDFDLAYTMCKDCMQKNWFPNVDTIHTLLEGLKKANQLGKAKAIMMLVQKRVPPFSSKQLGALQTILTKS; this is translated from the exons ATGCTCTCTCTGCGAACCAGTCGCAGATTCTGTAATACCGCCATTGCCACAACCTCGAATGATTTCCGTGCAGCCGTGTCCAATCGAGTTTTGAATACGAAACCATTAGAAGAGCCTGCCCTGGTTAAGCTTAAAGCCGAGAGAGACCCCGAAAAACTGTTTCATTTGTTTAAGGCGAACGCGCACAATAGACTTGTCATTGAGAACCGCTTTGCATTTGAAGACACTGTGTCTCGTCTTGCTGGAGCTTGCCGGTTTGATTACATTGAACATTTGCTTGAGCATCAGAAGAGTCTTCCACAAGGTCGGCGGGAAGGGTTTATTATGAGGATTATAACGTTGTATG GAGCTGTTGAGGCATTTCTGAGGGAGATTCCAGAGAAGTTTGACATTGAAGTGGATATATATTCGGTGAATATTGTTATCAAGGCTTTTTGCGAAATGGGTATTTTGGTTAAAGCATATCTGATCATGGTACATATGGAGAAGTTGGGAATAAAACCAGACGTCTTTACATACACAACACTGATGTCAGCATTTTATAAGGACAACCAGTGGGAAATTGGTAATGGTTTATGGAATCTTATGATACTGAAGGGGTGTTTGCCTAATCTTGCGACTTTCAATGTTAGAATCCAGTTTCTGGTACATAGGAGACGAGCCTGGGAAGCTAATAGATTGATGGGTTTGATGCAGAATATTGAGATGACACCTGATGAGGTTACATATAATTTGGTCATCAAAGGTTTTTGTCAGGCAGGGTATCTTGAAATGGCCAAAAGGGTGTATTCTGCTCTACATGCAAAGGGATACAACCCTAATGTCAAAATATATCAGACTATGATTCATTATCTTTGTAAAGGAAGGGATTTTGATTTGGCGTATACTATGTGTAAAGATTGCATGCAAAAGAACTGGTTTCCGAATGTGGATACCATTCATACATTGCTTGAAGGCCTAAAGAAGGCAAACCAGCTTGGTAAGGCTAAGGCAATCATGATGTTGGTTCAAAAAAGGGTGCCTCCATTTTCATCAAAACAATTGGGTGCTTTGCAAACCATACTGACCAAGAGTTGA